TCGAAAGTGTGATTTCTTCACCAGGCTTCCACGATTTAAAAACGAATGGCCCTGTCCCAACGGGGTTTTGTGCCAATTTGTCACTATTTTCCTTAATCGCTTTAGGGCTGATGATGCTTCCTTCATTACTCACTAAAATCGATAACAGCGGAGCATAAGGATATTTCAGCTTGAATTGTACGGTCGTTTCGTCAACGACTTTAATTTCTTTGATCATTTCCAATTTACCAGCCTGCGGCGAAGCTGTTGCCGGGTCCAGTATCCTGTCGAAATTTGTTTTCACCGCTTCGGCATTGAATGGGGCCCCATCATGGAATTTGACTCCCTCCTGCAATTTAAACTCCCAAGTGACATCATCCAGCTGTTTCCACTCTTTTGCGAGCAGCGGTTTAGGATTCATGTTTTTGTCAGGAATGACCAATGTTTGATAAACCTTTTCATAAATGACGTTTGCAGATGGAATGTCTGTTATGAAATGAGGGTCCAGGGTAGTCGCGTCAGATAATCGCGCGACGATTAGCGTTCCTCCTTCTTTCGCTTTTTCCTCTGTTTCCTTGCTGCCGGTTTGTTCTGTTGCACATCCTGATAAAACGGATGAGATGCCTAATAAAGAGGCAAAAAGCAACCCAATCATACCTTTTCTCATTCTATTTCCTCCCTTTTCAACCTGCCTTTGTTTATCCAAGTAACTTTCAGCTATGAGTACATCGGGCTTACTGTAAATTATAAAAAAAAACCGAATTTTATATTTTCAGAATCTTTACTCATTTTTTAATTATCTTTACTGCTTTTCCGCATCATATTTACTTCAATCCCTTTTTTGAATAAATTGAATGAAAGAAAAGGAGGAAATCCAATGAAGCCAGAGGTCGTCATCAATAATACCGAATTGAATGTAAAAGAAAGAAAATCTCCGAAACTAAGACACTGGAAAGCCTTTTATAAAAAATTCAAGCGAAATAAATTGGCATTGGTAGGCGGGTACATCGTACTTTTTTATATTTTATTGGCTATCTTTGCACCTTTGATCTCACCGCAGGATCCGTATGAAATTGATTTAGTCAACAAACTCCAGCCTCCGTCAGCCGAGCATTGGATGGGTACGGATGATAAGGGAAGGGATATTTTAAGCCGATTATTATATGGAACACGGCTTTCATTAACGGTTGGATTTGTCTCTGTATTTTTCGGGGCGTTCATTGGCATACTCCTCGGGTTAACAGCTGGTTATTACGGAAAATGGATTGATACCGTCATTATGAGGATTGTCGATGTTCTGCTGGCTTTCCCGGGAATACTGCTTGCTCTTGCCATCATTAGTGCCCTTGGTCCGAGTTTAATCAATGTAATGGTAGCGGTCGGCGTCTTTTCGATACCGATGTTTGCCCGGATTGTACGGGGTTCCACATTGTCAGTCAGGAAGCTGGAATATATCGATGCCATTCGTGCATTGGGAGCGACTGACTTCACGATCATATGCAAACATATTTTTCCGAATATTCTATCACCTGTCATCGTTCAAGCTACGTTACGTCTGGCAACGGCCATTCTGTCGGCAGCCGGATTGTCATTCCTGGGACTGGGAGCCCAGCCGCCCTCTCCAGAATGGGGAGCGATGCTGAGCAGCGGTCGGGATTATTTGTTCAGTGCCCCCCACATCGCTTTGTTTCCGGGGATAGCGATATCAACACTGGTACTTGGCTTCAACATCTTCGGGGACGGACTTAGAGATGCCCTGGATCCAAGAATGAAAAAATAAGGAGGAGAGAAAATGTTCGTATTCATTATCCGACGGGTACTTCAAACGATACCGGTATTACTGGGAGTAAGTCTTGTTGTTTTCCTCATCATGCAAATGGTCCCGGGAGATCCGGCAACACTGCTTGCAGGTGAAGGAGCGACTAAAGAAACAATTGAATCGCTGCGGCATGAGCTTGGCTTGGATCGTCCAATCCTCTATCAATATGTTGACTATGTCCTTCATGCCGTTCAAGGTGACTTTGGGGAATCACTCCGCAGCAGCCGCCCTGTTTTGGACGAAATCATGGTCCGCTTGCCCATCACCCTTGAACTGGCACTTGCCAGCATATTCATAACCGTTGTGCTTGGAATGATCGCAGGAATCATCTCGGCTACCAAGCAATACTCGGCAGCTGACATTTCCATCATGATCGTTGCTTTATTGGGAATCTCGTTACCTAGTTTTTGGCTGGGCCTCATGCTTATCTACTTCTTTTCCGTGAACCTTCATTTGTTTCCGGTTTCAGGTTGGGGAACTTTCAGCCACATGATTCTCCCTGCCATAACCCTTGGGGCCGGAGGGGCGGCCATTGTAGCCAGGATGACCAGGTCGAGCATGCTTGAAGTCGTTCGCCAGGACTACATCCGGACCGCGAGAGCCAAGGGATTGAAAGAATATATCATCATTTATAAACACGGCCTGAAAAATGCGCTCATCCCCGTCATTACCGTCGTTGGCCTTCAGTTCGGTGCACTCCTTGGCGGCACGGTATTGACAGAGTCCGTTTTTGCCATCAATGGACTTGGGAGATTGATAGTCGATGCAATCAGAACGAGGGATTTGCCGATGGTCCAAGGCGGGGTCCTCATCGCTTCCGTTATCTTCGTATTCATGAACTTGGCAGTGGATGTCCTCTATCGATACTTTAACAAAAGAATAGACTTGAACTAAGGAGGTATGATGATGAAACAGGTTGCTGATAAAATACTGGAGGTAAAAAACCTGCAGACCCACTTTTTCACTGATGAAGGAACGAGTAAAGCAGTCAATGGGATCAGTTTCTCCCTTAATAAAGGGGAAACGCTTGGAATCGTCGGGGAGTCGGGAAGCGGGAAAAGCATAACATCGCTCTCATTGTTAAGGCTCATTCCAGCGCCACCCGGCAAGATTGCCGGTGGCAGCATCCTTTTTAAAGGGGAGGATTTGCTTACGAAGTCTGAAAAACAGATGCGGTCCATACGCGGGAATGAAATTTCGATGATTTTTCAGGAGCCGATGACATCATTGAATCCCGTATATTCAGCGGGCGAGCAAATTGCGGAAGCGATCCGGCTCCATCAAAAGCTGGGAAAAAAGGAAGCATGGAATAAAGCCGTCGACATGCTTCGGCTCGTCGGGATCCCCTCACCTGAAAAGAGGGCAAAACAGGAGCCGCATGAGCTAAGCGGCGGAATGAGGCAAAGGGTCATGATTGCGATGGCACTTGCCTGCCACCCTGAAGTTTTAATAGCGGATGAACCTACAACAGCACTGGATGTGACGATCCAAGCCCAAATCCTCGAACTGATCAAGACGCTGCAAAAGGATTTCGGGACGGCTGTCATTTTGATTACACATGATTTGGGTGTCGTATACGAAACCTGTGATCGGGTTGCCGTCATGTACGCAGGGAAAATCGTTGAATACACCTTGGCCAAGGAAATATTCACAAACCCAAAACATCCTTACACCATTGGTTTATTGAACTCCCTTCCGCGTCTGGACATGGACCAGGAAGAACTGACTACAATTCCCGGGACCGTTCCAAGTCCTTACAACATGCCCAAGGGATGCAGCTTCGCTCCCCGCTGCGCACATGCGAGGGGCATTTGTGAACAGGCCGTACCGGATCTCCAGGCTATCGGCCCAAGCACCGAGGTCAGCTGTTGGATGTTCACCCCCCAATGGGAGAAGGAATATGACGCTCAAGAGAAGGTGGGAATTTAATGATGGGTGTACCAGCTGCAGAGAAAAAGGTTCTGCTTAAAGTGGATCAATTGAAACAATATTTTCCGATCAAGGGCGGGTTTTTCGGAAGAACCATCAATCATGTTAAAGCCGTTGATGATATTACCTTCGATATCCATCAGGGCGAGACCTTAAGCATAGTCGGCGAATCCGGCTGCGGAAAATCGACTACCGGAAGGGCCATCCTTCGTTTGGATGAACCAACAAGCGGGAGCATTCACTTTCAGGATAAGGATTTACTGAGTTTAGGAAAAAAAGAAATGAGGCGTACCAGGAAGGATCTGCAAGTCATTTTTCAAGATCCATTTGCCTCCCTTAATCCGAGACAGACGATCGGCAAAATTCTCGGAGAAGCTTTGGCCATCCAAAATGTAGTACCTAAAGAAAACCGAAAGAGCCGGATTGAAGACTTATTGGGACATGTCGGGCTGAGACCGGAATCCATGGAAAGATACCCGCATGAATTCAGCGGCGGCCAGAGACAGCGGATCGGCATTGCGCGGGCTCTGGCAGTGGACCCAAAATTGATCATATGTGACGAAGCTGTATCTGCACTGGATGTCTCCATTCAAGCGCAAGTGCTGAATTTATTAAAATCCTTACAGCGCCAGTTCGACCTTACCTTTCTTTTCATCTCACATGATTTAGGCGTGGTCAGACATATCTCGGATCGGGTAATGGTCATGTATCTCGGAAAGATAGTCGAAATAGCAGATAAAAAGTCCATTTTCGAACAGCCGCAGCATCCATATACAAGGGCATTGCTATCGGCCATCCCAGTACCGAATCCTGTGCATGAAAGAGAACGGATCCTATTGACGGGTGATGTCCCCTCACCCATCGACCCTCCAAGCGGCTGCCGCTTCCATACACGGTGTCCTTTTGTACAGGATATCTGCAAAACACAGCTGCCTGAACTA
The DNA window shown above is from Peribacillus sp. FSL P2-0133 and carries:
- the nikB gene encoding nickel ABC transporter permease, encoding MFVFIIRRVLQTIPVLLGVSLVVFLIMQMVPGDPATLLAGEGATKETIESLRHELGLDRPILYQYVDYVLHAVQGDFGESLRSSRPVLDEIMVRLPITLELALASIFITVVLGMIAGIISATKQYSAADISIMIVALLGISLPSFWLGLMLIYFFSVNLHLFPVSGWGTFSHMILPAITLGAGGAAIVARMTRSSMLEVVRQDYIRTARAKGLKEYIIIYKHGLKNALIPVITVVGLQFGALLGGTVLTESVFAINGLGRLIVDAIRTRDLPMVQGGVLIASVIFVFMNLAVDVLYRYFNKRIDLN
- a CDS encoding ABC transporter ATP-binding protein; translation: MMKQVADKILEVKNLQTHFFTDEGTSKAVNGISFSLNKGETLGIVGESGSGKSITSLSLLRLIPAPPGKIAGGSILFKGEDLLTKSEKQMRSIRGNEISMIFQEPMTSLNPVYSAGEQIAEAIRLHQKLGKKEAWNKAVDMLRLVGIPSPEKRAKQEPHELSGGMRQRVMIAMALACHPEVLIADEPTTALDVTIQAQILELIKTLQKDFGTAVILITHDLGVVYETCDRVAVMYAGKIVEYTLAKEIFTNPKHPYTIGLLNSLPRLDMDQEELTTIPGTVPSPYNMPKGCSFAPRCAHARGICEQAVPDLQAIGPSTEVSCWMFTPQWEKEYDAQEKVGI
- the nikC gene encoding nickel transporter permease, which codes for MKPEVVINNTELNVKERKSPKLRHWKAFYKKFKRNKLALVGGYIVLFYILLAIFAPLISPQDPYEIDLVNKLQPPSAEHWMGTDDKGRDILSRLLYGTRLSLTVGFVSVFFGAFIGILLGLTAGYYGKWIDTVIMRIVDVLLAFPGILLALAIISALGPSLINVMVAVGVFSIPMFARIVRGSTLSVRKLEYIDAIRALGATDFTIICKHIFPNILSPVIVQATLRLATAILSAAGLSFLGLGAQPPSPEWGAMLSSGRDYLFSAPHIALFPGIAISTLVLGFNIFGDGLRDALDPRMKK
- a CDS encoding dipeptide ABC transporter ATP-binding protein; amino-acid sequence: MMGVPAAEKKVLLKVDQLKQYFPIKGGFFGRTINHVKAVDDITFDIHQGETLSIVGESGCGKSTTGRAILRLDEPTSGSIHFQDKDLLSLGKKEMRRTRKDLQVIFQDPFASLNPRQTIGKILGEALAIQNVVPKENRKSRIEDLLGHVGLRPESMERYPHEFSGGQRQRIGIARALAVDPKLIICDEAVSALDVSIQAQVLNLLKSLQRQFDLTFLFISHDLGVVRHISDRVMVMYLGKIVEIADKKSIFEQPQHPYTRALLSAIPVPNPVHERERILLTGDVPSPIDPPSGCRFHTRCPFVQDICKTQLPELKRSAQNHQVACHIVS